A region of the Thermogladius calderae 1633 genome:
TTCGTTTGTTAGCATGTAGATTCTTCTCTCGCACTCCTCGTCCAGCTTTTTACCGCTTAAGAGCTTTATTTCGAGCTCGAGGTTTCTTAGAGCCTCCTCTTTCTCTGCTAGCTTGTTCTCCAGGTGCTTGACTAGAGCCTCCAGCTCCACGAGCCTCTGTTTTAACGCTAGAGTGTCGCTTGACTCCTGTGTTCCTGGTCGCTCGGTGAGAGCTACTGGCTTAGTGGGTGTCGTGGATTTCTTGAGCTCTATCTCGATATACTTTTCCACCACCTCGTTTACAGGTCTTCCCTTCAGGATTTCCCTCAGTATGAAGGGCAGGCTGTTTTTAAGTCTGTAGTGTCTCGCGTACCTCCTGACAACCAGAAGCTTTTCCGAGATCATGTTCAACGCCTTGTAGGCCGCTGCCACCGCGTCTTTGACATGAGAGTCTTTTAGCTCCAGGTTCTTGTTCAGGCTGACGGCTTTCTCGAGTAGCCTTTGTTTTTCGCTCGCCTCCAGATCCCTCGGGGGCGATATGAGGACTGAGCCTGTCTGGGCCGCGATCTTCTCGACGAGGTCTGGCGGGCTATTGACGTCGCTGGTGATCACAACAGGTATACCATACTCAGATATGATGTTTACTATAGCAGACCTGTCTATACCCCTGTAGGACGAGGCGTGTAGAACCCTACCGTCGAGGTCTATAATGGCTAAGCCCGTGGTCATGCCTGGGTCTATTCCAACGATTACGGGCCTGAGCGGGGTTTCTTTGTCCTCTTCCCCGACGAAGATGTCTGCTAGGGGTTTTACTACTACTTTCACCCCCTTGCTCTTAATAGGTCTCACCAGCCCGTACAACTCATCGCGCGGGGCGTAGACTATGAAGACGCTCCTCTCTAGACCCCCTTTACTCCTCCTGATATAGAGGTCGTAGTCTAACCCTTTCTCGTCTAGCACCTTCTTTATGTCTTTTGTGACCGAGAGTATCCCGGCCCTAATACTCCTCAGATACCTGTTCAGGCTCATACCTCCGTGACTTACACTTCTACCTCGCGTAACAACAATTTTCGTCTTAGTGACTCGCCTCCCGATCCTAAGACCCACGCCTCTACTCGCGGCACACGCTATTATGCGAGCCGAGGACAGCGGGTCTGACGTGTTCAGACTATCTAAGCCTATACTCCTCTTGATCTCCTCGAGGCTCCTGAATCCTTCTACCCCTGCCGTGACCTGAACTATCTCTGTGGACTCCGGAAACATCTCGAAGAGCTTCAGCAGACTCTTTTTATCGGGCGCAAGCTCGTAGATGTTGTCGACGGCGACGATCGCCTTATCGCACTCCCAAGCAAGCCTAATTATCTTACCTAGAGTCGCGTCTCTCAGTTCCTGTTTAACCTCGTTATTTCTCAGAACGACAACAGAGTACTTAGCCACCTGAGTGGACGAGGGTGAGTGACCTGGCTGGATGTCCACGCCTATTACACAAACGTCCTCCGAGCCTTTGTTAATTGGACCCTCGAACTGGGACAAAATGCCAGCCCTTGGCGCACTGTCAGCCAACAAACATGCAAGTATTTCACACCTTATTTAATAATTCTCGAAGCCTCGTGCCCCTCCCCCTCGTAATTAGGACGTGATATACTTAACGACTTCGCCTGGGTCCCCGCCGACACCGTATACTTTACCGAAGAACCGTAGGATGTACTTGACATCCCTGCTGAGTAGGGGAAGAGCGTTGGGCTCCTCCTTGTACACGAATTGTGGCCAGTCGATGATGTAGGGCCTCTCGTCATTTTTTGACACGATTATGTTGTACTCGCTCAGATCCCCGTGGACAATGCCTACTTTCGAGTAGGCTATCCTCAGCGTCTCGAAGATCTGCTCTAAGACCTTCCACGGGTCTCTAAGTGTCGGCCTGCGGTACAGCTCGACGCCGTCGATGAACTCCATTACTGTCGCGTGTCTGTTGAACCCGTAGGGCCTAGGTACGTTCGCCTTATTGCTATAGAGGTCGACCAACGCCTTGTACTCTCTCTCGGCCGCGGCCTTGGACTGCTCGAACCATGTAGTTGTCGGCGACTGGGCCCAGCTCCTCAGAAGTCTCGTCCTCCTAAAGCTGGAGCGGCCGATCCTCAAGAACTTTATAATCAGTGCTTCCCCGCTGGGTGACATGGCTTTGTACAGGTCGCTCTCCTTACCGACGCCCACCTTATCGCCTATGGCGGATACGATGTTCTGGTCAACGAGACTCTTCAACGCTAGCATATCGAGGGCCAAGTACGTCAGCCTAAAAGACCTGGAGGGCCCCGTCAAAGCCGACTTTACTAGTTTGAGTTTGTGGAGCTTGTGTAGCACCAACGAGGCTTTCTCCTCGTATATCCTGGTCTCCCTGACGATGTCTTCTAGCGGGATAAAATCCCGCCTCTTTGAAAGCCTCTCCATCGCCCTGAGAACCTTGAAGTCGTCCTCGTTCAGCGATCTATAGATGAGGCCGAGATTAGGCATCAGGAGTATTCCTCGCTACTTCGTCTAGGGCGTCCAGGAACCTACCGATCAAATGCTCGTTGAAGTGGGGCATTACTACGACTCTCAACCCGCGAATACTAGGCGCCTTGTAGACAAACAGGCCTCTCTCGGCCAGGTACCTGAGGAGAGCCAGGCTGTCCACCCTCCTATGCCTGAAAGCCACAATGGTGGTTTGAGGCTTGACAACCTCGAATCCGCGTAGTGAACTAATCCTTTCGTAGAGGTCTGCGGCCACTCTATACGCCCATAGCGCCCTCTCCCTTAGACGTGCTGCTCCTACCGCTTTGACGACAGCCCAGATGCCTGCTAGACTACCCCCGGGTCTAGTGCCCAGTATACCGCACGTTCTCCCCGAGAGCGTGTAGGAGTACTCGATGCAGCTCTTATCCAGGTATTCGTCGCTAGAGAACAGTATGAGCCCGGCTGGTGGAGGGGCTGCCGCGAACTTGTGGAAGTCCACCGCGATGCTCGAGACACCTGGGTAGAAGTAGACGTTGTCTCTAAGAAGCCCCTCCTCGTACAGGAACGGGACGATCAAGCCTCCGTAAGCTGCGTCCACGTGGAGGTAAATACCGTACTCTGAAGCTATTCTGGCGACCTCTCTCAACGGGTCCACTAGACCGAGCTCTGTGGTACCTGCTGTCACGACAATCGCGAAAGGCCTGTGAGCTCGAACGTAGTCCTCGAGCAACCCCGGGTCGACTGGTTTATTACCTGTCGGGACTTTCACGAGTTTACAGCCTAACAGCCAGCAACCCTTCTCTACGGACAAGTGGACGGTGTCGGGTGCTAGAACAACACTACTCTCCCTCCCGTGGACTTCCCTGGCGACTAAGAGCGCCACTATATTGGACTCGGTGGCGCCTGCCGTGACGTACCCCTTTCTAGACCCATACAAAGTAGCTGTGAACTCGAGGACGTCTCTGTACATGTCTTTGAGTGGCGGGAAGAGCTCGATATCTGCCAGGTTCGTGTGCGAGAAAACACTGAAAGCGTAAAGTGCTAAGGGGTCTGGTGGAGTGGTCATCGAGCCGAGTATAGACAACTCGTGTCTAGGGGTCTTGCTGCTTAGGACGTAGAGATCCCTCAGTAGACCGGCTACTCTGTTCTTCTCGAGAGCCG
Encoded here:
- a CDS encoding DUF460 domain-containing protein encodes the protein MSQFEGPINKGSEDVCVIGVDIQPGHSPSSTQVAKYSVVVLRNNEVKQELRDATLGKIIRLAWECDKAIVAVDNIYELAPDKKSLLKLFEMFPESTEIVQVTAGVEGFRSLEEIKRSIGLDSLNTSDPLSSARIIACAASRGVGLRIGRRVTKTKIVVTRGRSVSHGGMSLNRYLRSIRAGILSVTKDIKKVLDEKGLDYDLYIRRSKGGLERSVFIVYAPRDELYGLVRPIKSKGVKVVVKPLADIFVGEEDKETPLRPVIVGIDPGMTTGLAIIDLDGRVLHASSYRGIDRSAIVNIISEYGIPVVITSDVNSPPDLVEKIAAQTGSVLISPPRDLEASEKQRLLEKAVSLNKNLELKDSHVKDAVAAAYKALNMISEKLLVVRRYARHYRLKNSLPFILREILKGRPVNEVVEKYIEIELKKSTTPTKPVALTERPGTQESSDTLALKQRLVELEALVKHLENKLAEKEEALRNLELEIKLLSGKKLDEECERRIYMLTNEIGELRKSVEDKERRINELVETLNRLSKALKEVSEGNLLVVPRFKKLPDALKVTPPQPVVFVDEVGVLDDETLKYLKSNKIVVLTRKKGIGYTPAAVIEYSPVVEFNEVVIVEKRVISEGQKIWSDIEKQEREDELNRVLKLIEEYQTERMKKLGVKRFDRSI
- a CDS encoding RIO1 family regulatory kinase/ATPase translates to MPNLGLIYRSLNEDDFKVLRAMERLSKRRDFIPLEDIVRETRIYEEKASLVLHKLHKLKLVKSALTGPSRSFRLTYLALDMLALKSLVDQNIVSAIGDKVGVGKESDLYKAMSPSGEALIIKFLRIGRSSFRRTRLLRSWAQSPTTTWFEQSKAAAEREYKALVDLYSNKANVPRPYGFNRHATVMEFIDGVELYRRPTLRDPWKVLEQIFETLRIAYSKVGIVHGDLSEYNIIVSKNDERPYIIDWPQFVYKEEPNALPLLSRDVKYILRFFGKVYGVGGDPGEVVKYITS
- a CDS encoding aminotransferase class V-fold PLP-dependent enzyme, which translates into the protein MTALEKNRVAGLLRDLYVLSSKTPRHELSILGSMTTPPDPLALYAFSVFSHTNLADIELFPPLKDMYRDVLEFTATLYGSRKGYVTAGATESNIVALLVAREVHGRESSVVLAPDTVHLSVEKGCWLLGCKLVKVPTGNKPVDPGLLEDYVRAHRPFAIVVTAGTTELGLVDPLREVARIASEYGIYLHVDAAYGGLIVPFLYEEGLLRDNVYFYPGVSSIAVDFHKFAAAPPPAGLILFSSDEYLDKSCIEYSYTLSGRTCGILGTRPGGSLAGIWAVVKAVGAARLRERALWAYRVAADLYERISSLRGFEVVKPQTTIVAFRHRRVDSLALLRYLAERGLFVYKAPSIRGLRVVVMPHFNEHLIGRFLDALDEVARNTPDA